Proteins co-encoded in one Acipenser ruthenus chromosome 3, fAciRut3.2 maternal haplotype, whole genome shotgun sequence genomic window:
- the LOC117394157 gene encoding cyclin-dependent kinase 5 activator 1 isoform X1, translating to MQEQRLNIPKPGFCNNSSRKASYYDDGSGSLSHHPSLQSSKSLGGQKDRNIKRHSMFIPALTWKRLVASTKKRGSKKGNGTLNNNNNYQKDVAHLNDENVKKSVSCANLSSYEEQALAPLQGTNGKIPSVKNVTSSTNYPSDGSPKRVIVQASTSELLKCLGEFLCRRCYRLKHLSPTDPILWLRSVDRSLLLQGWQDQAFVTPANVVFVYLLCRDVIDGDLVATEHDLQATLLTCLYLSYSYMGNEISYPLKPFLVESGKEAFWDRCLRIINTMSAKMLRINADPHFFTQVFADLKNEGSHEDFSHTLDR from the exons ATGCAAGAACAGAGACTGAACATTCCTAAGCCGGGTTTCTGCAATAACAG CTCAAGAAAGGCCAGTTACTATGACGACGGCTCAGGGTCTCTTAGCCATCACCCGAGCCTCCAAAGCAGCAAGTCCTTAGGCGGCCAGAAAGACAGAAACATAAAGCGACACTCGATGTTCATCCCGGCCCTGACCTGGAAACGGTTAGTGGCCTCAACCAAGAAAAGGGGCTCCAAAAAAGGCAATGGCAccctcaacaacaacaacaactaccaGAAGGATGTGGCTCACCTGAATGACGAGAACGTTAAGAAGTCAGTGTCCTGTGCCAACCTTTCCAGCTATGAGGAGCAGGCCCTTGCGCCGCTTCAGGGGACAAATGGGAAGATCCCGTCTGTCAAGAACGTCACCTCTAGCACTAACTACCCCTCAGACGGCTCCCCCAAGCGTGTGATAGTCCAGGCCTCCACCAGCGAGCTGCTCAAGTGCCTGGGTGAGTTCCTGTGCCGGCGGTGCTACCGGCTCAAGCACCTGTCTCCTACTGATCCCATCCTGTGGCTGCGCAGCGTGGACCGCTCACTTCTGCTGCAAGGCTGGCAGGACCAGGCCTTCGTAACGCCTGCCAACGTGGTATTCGTGTACCTGCTGTGCCGTGACGTCATCGATGGGGACCTGGTAGCCACGGAGCATGACCTGCAGGCCACGCTGCTCACCTGCCTGTACCTGTCCTACTCCTACATGGGCAATGAGATCTCCTACCCTCTCAAGCCCTTCTTGGTGGAATCCGGCAAGGAGGCCTTCTGGGACCGCTGCCTGCGTATCATCAACACGATGAGTGCCAAGATGCTCCGCATCAATGCAGACCCCCACTTCTTCACACAGGTCTTCGCTGACCTCAAGAACGAGGGCAGCCACGAGGACTTCAGTCACACCCTGGACCGATGA
- the LOC117394157 gene encoding cyclin-dependent kinase 5 activator 1 isoform X2, with product MGTVLSLSPSSRKASYYDDGSGSLSHHPSLQSSKSLGGQKDRNIKRHSMFIPALTWKRLVASTKKRGSKKGNGTLNNNNNYQKDVAHLNDENVKKSVSCANLSSYEEQALAPLQGTNGKIPSVKNVTSSTNYPSDGSPKRVIVQASTSELLKCLGEFLCRRCYRLKHLSPTDPILWLRSVDRSLLLQGWQDQAFVTPANVVFVYLLCRDVIDGDLVATEHDLQATLLTCLYLSYSYMGNEISYPLKPFLVESGKEAFWDRCLRIINTMSAKMLRINADPHFFTQVFADLKNEGSHEDFSHTLDR from the coding sequence atgggcACCGTCTTATCTCTTTCCCCTAGCTCAAGAAAGGCCAGTTACTATGACGACGGCTCAGGGTCTCTTAGCCATCACCCGAGCCTCCAAAGCAGCAAGTCCTTAGGCGGCCAGAAAGACAGAAACATAAAGCGACACTCGATGTTCATCCCGGCCCTGACCTGGAAACGGTTAGTGGCCTCAACCAAGAAAAGGGGCTCCAAAAAAGGCAATGGCAccctcaacaacaacaacaactaccaGAAGGATGTGGCTCACCTGAATGACGAGAACGTTAAGAAGTCAGTGTCCTGTGCCAACCTTTCCAGCTATGAGGAGCAGGCCCTTGCGCCGCTTCAGGGGACAAATGGGAAGATCCCGTCTGTCAAGAACGTCACCTCTAGCACTAACTACCCCTCAGACGGCTCCCCCAAGCGTGTGATAGTCCAGGCCTCCACCAGCGAGCTGCTCAAGTGCCTGGGTGAGTTCCTGTGCCGGCGGTGCTACCGGCTCAAGCACCTGTCTCCTACTGATCCCATCCTGTGGCTGCGCAGCGTGGACCGCTCACTTCTGCTGCAAGGCTGGCAGGACCAGGCCTTCGTAACGCCTGCCAACGTGGTATTCGTGTACCTGCTGTGCCGTGACGTCATCGATGGGGACCTGGTAGCCACGGAGCATGACCTGCAGGCCACGCTGCTCACCTGCCTGTACCTGTCCTACTCCTACATGGGCAATGAGATCTCCTACCCTCTCAAGCCCTTCTTGGTGGAATCCGGCAAGGAGGCCTTCTGGGACCGCTGCCTGCGTATCATCAACACGATGAGTGCCAAGATGCTCCGCATCAATGCAGACCCCCACTTCTTCACACAGGTCTTCGCTGACCTCAAGAACGAGGGCAGCCACGAGGACTTCAGTCACACCCTGGACCGATGA